The genomic window GCGTCGTGACCGATGCCGTCGACGCGCTCCGAGGCGCCCGCACGGTCGACTCCGCCCTCGCGGCGGGGTCGGCCGTGCTCTCGTCGTCCGGGGTGCCGACGCCCGACGTCGACGCCGAGCTGCTGCTGGCGCACGTGCTCGACCTCGGGCGCGGCGTCCTCCGCGCCCGAGCCGTGACGCGGTCGGCCCTCGCCGACGACGCCGTCGCCGCGTTCGCGGCCGCGATCGCACGGCGAGCGGCGCGTGAGCCCCTGCAGCACATCACCGGCACGGCGGCTTTCCGGTCGATGCAGCTGCACGTCGGTCCGGGCGTCTTCGTTCCCCGTCCCGAGACGGAGGGCGTCGCCCAGCTGGCGATCGACGCGCTCCGCGCGGCGCCCGGCGAGCGACCCGTCGCGGTCGACCTCGGCACCGGCAGCGGCGCGATCGCCCTCGCCATGGCCACGGAGGTGCCCCGCTCGTCCGTCGTCGCGGTAGAGCTCTCGCCGGACGCCGCCGTCTGGACGCGCCGCAACGTCGACGCGGTCGGCG from Frigoribacterium sp. PvP032 includes these protein-coding regions:
- the prmC gene encoding peptide chain release factor N(5)-glutamine methyltransferase; its protein translation is MTDAVDALRGARTVDSALAAGSAVLSSSGVPTPDVDAELLLAHVLDLGRGVLRARAVTRSALADDAVAAFAAAIARRAAREPLQHITGTAAFRSMQLHVGPGVFVPRPETEGVAQLAIDALRAAPGERPVAVDLGTGSGAIALAMATEVPRSSVVAVELSPDAAVWTRRNVDAVGAGNVRLVEGGLADALPELDGTVSVVASNPPYIPVGMVPRDPEVRLHDPALALYGGADGLDVVRDLSMTALRLLRPGGVLVIEHGEEQGGAIRDLLDADGWRSTATHPDLTGRDRATTAVR